In a genomic window of Nostoc sp. UHCC 0870:
- a CDS encoding alkaline phosphatase D family protein encodes MVDYHNVQKFLQSRIKRRNLIIGAGAFTGLAIASQFPQQQAIAKGRFSDYPFKLGVASGEPYDTSIVIWTRLAPEPINGGGMPPVNVPIRWEVATDSNMKRIISRGTVLATPELAHSVRVVVEGLSPHTWYWYRFNVGSEASPIGRTRTAPASGSASNLLKFAIASCQHYEQGYYTAYKYMAEDDLDLVFFSGDYIYEGGINLTRPRQHNGSEIFTLEDYRNRHALYKTDANLQAAHAAFPWIVTWDDHEVENNYANLISQVDTEPDQDPAIFAQRRAIAYQAYYEHMPLRPFSRPVGPDMQLYRRLNFGNLATFNVLDTRQYRTDQPCGDGSKERCPEVFDPQATILGQAQESWLYDGLDKSTARWNILAQQVPIAQRDFLPGEGQVFSMDKWDAYLASRDRLMAFLAQRQPSNPVSLAGDVHSHWAMNLKANFDQPESATLGSEFVCTSISSGGDGIDISPTVQAYLPDNPHIKFYNGQRGYVRCTVTPSTWRSDYLVMSNVLTPFGTITNRASFVVDNGIPGVRQVV; translated from the coding sequence ATGGTAGATTACCATAATGTTCAGAAGTTTCTGCAAAGTCGCATCAAACGACGCAACTTAATTATCGGAGCAGGAGCATTTACTGGTTTAGCTATTGCCAGCCAATTTCCTCAACAACAAGCGATCGCTAAAGGCAGATTTTCCGATTATCCTTTTAAACTGGGTGTGGCATCAGGCGAACCCTATGATACCAGCATTGTGATCTGGACTCGACTAGCTCCCGAACCTATAAATGGCGGTGGAATGCCGCCTGTAAATGTGCCAATCCGTTGGGAAGTAGCAACTGACTCCAACATGAAGCGCATTATCTCCAGAGGGACTGTACTGGCAACTCCAGAACTGGCTCACTCTGTGCGGGTGGTGGTGGAAGGGCTATCACCTCATACTTGGTATTGGTATCGGTTTAATGTAGGTAGCGAAGCTAGCCCCATTGGTCGGACTCGGACTGCTCCCGCTTCTGGTAGTGCGTCAAATCTATTGAAGTTTGCCATAGCATCCTGCCAACACTATGAGCAAGGATATTACACTGCTTATAAATACATGGCAGAGGATGACCTTGACTTAGTATTTTTTTCGGGTGACTACATCTACGAGGGAGGGATTAATCTAACTCGGCCTAGACAACACAATGGGTCAGAAATTTTCACCTTGGAAGATTACCGCAATCGTCATGCTCTCTATAAAACCGATGCTAATCTCCAAGCTGCCCATGCAGCATTCCCTTGGATTGTAACTTGGGATGACCACGAGGTAGAAAACAATTATGCCAACTTAATCTCACAAGTTGATACCGAACCAGATCAAGATCCAGCCATCTTCGCCCAACGGCGAGCGATCGCTTATCAGGCGTACTATGAACATATGCCCCTGCGTCCCTTCTCCCGACCAGTCGGCCCTGATATGCAGCTTTACCGGCGGTTAAACTTTGGTAATCTGGCTACATTCAATGTTTTAGATACTCGCCAGTACCGCACAGATCAACCCTGTGGCGATGGTAGTAAGGAACGTTGTCCAGAAGTTTTTGATCCCCAAGCCACAATTCTGGGACAGGCGCAAGAAAGCTGGTTGTATGATGGTTTAGATAAATCAACAGCGAGATGGAATATTTTGGCGCAGCAAGTTCCCATTGCTCAGAGAGACTTCCTACCGGGAGAAGGTCAAGTTTTCAGCATGGACAAATGGGATGCGTATTTGGCTTCCCGCGATCGCCTCATGGCTTTTCTCGCACAGCGTCAACCATCTAACCCAGTTTCCTTAGCAGGGGATGTGCATTCTCACTGGGCGATGAATCTTAAGGCGAACTTTGATCAACCCGAATCCGCCACATTGGGTAGTGAGTTTGTCTGCACCTCCATTAGCTCAGGTGGTGATGGTATTGATATCAGCCCTACAGTGCAAGCATACTTACCAGATAATCCCCATATCAAGTTCTACAACGGGCAACGGGGATATGTACGCTGTACAGTGACTCCTAGCACTTGGAGGTCAGACTATCTAGTGATGTCAAATGTACTAACACCATTTGGTACGATTACCAACCGTGCTTCATTTGTAGTTGACAACGGTATCCCTGGAGTCCGGCAAGTCGTTTAA
- a CDS encoding PEP-CTERM sorting domain-containing protein yields the protein MKLGSKLVLAASLALGLASVDVNSASAAIVRYAFTVDSPTTRGNGIFSFDDSTFIDGEAILKSLSFQFDGDSNVYTEEDDLKSPAFPIVYTTILSTGKTSLALDYQFDDKANPASSIRYEIAGEDFTAFSINTSDAELISGTVSYRKVPEPTILGGLLLVGSVTLMMKRKDIVMGKLKA from the coding sequence ATGAAATTGGGTTCAAAATTAGTCCTTGCTGCTAGTTTAGCTTTGGGTTTGGCTAGTGTAGATGTAAATTCAGCATCTGCGGCGATTGTTCGTTATGCTTTTACAGTTGATAGTCCCACCACGAGAGGAAATGGCATTTTTAGCTTTGATGACTCAACTTTCATTGATGGTGAAGCAATCCTGAAGTCCCTTTCCTTTCAATTTGACGGTGACTCTAATGTTTACACCGAAGAAGATGATCTTAAATCCCCAGCATTTCCTATTGTCTATACCACCATTCTTTCTACAGGTAAAACATCTTTAGCTTTAGACTATCAGTTCGATGATAAAGCTAATCCAGCTAGCTCTATTAGGTATGAAATTGCTGGTGAAGATTTTACTGCTTTCTCCATAAATACATCAGACGCTGAATTGATATCTGGTACAGTTTCTTATAGAAAAGTACCTGAGCCTACAATATTAGGAGGCCTTCTATTAGTTGGTAGTGTCACCTTGATGATGAAAAGAAAAGACATAGTAATGGGAAAGCTTAAAGCTTAA